A window of the Drosophila suzukii unplaced genomic scaffold, CBGP_Dsuzu_IsoJpt1.0 scf_22, whole genome shotgun sequence genome harbors these coding sequences:
- the LOC139354776 gene encoding uncharacterized protein: protein MNVVILLNQACLEPLAAQQTRLNYGFDKVPLRIYDTDKLAADNLAAGASYKPPSDDEMEHEEANHTRSVDREIGGPGQMFKEAYVKYKLTKQKTRLTNNNCSSTENLNNTI from the exons ATGAACGTGGTGATCCTCCTTAACCAGGCATGTTTAGAACCCCTCGCAGCGCAGCAAACCCGGCTGAACTATGGGTTCGACAAGGTGCCACTCCGCATCTACGATACAGACAAActagcggcagacaacctggctgccggCGCGTCCTACAAGCCCCCGAGTGACGACGAGATGGAACACGAGGAGGCCAACCATACAAG gagcgttgacCGAGAAATTGGAGGACCTGGACAAATGTTTAAGGAAGCCTATGTAAAATACAAACTAACGAAACAGAAAACTAGGCTTACAAACAATAATTGTTCTTCAAcagaaaacctaaataacacaatttaa